The DNA window CAGGATGATAGTTGCTGGTTAAAAATCTATCAACCAACAACTAAAATCCATAAATTATTTTACCTGTCCATCCTTACAATTCTCGGTTGGAAAGTTCCCAGAATATCCACCAGTTCGCTTTGCGCATTCATTACTTCGTTGATGTCTTTGTACGCCATTGGTGCTTCTTCTGCATTTCCGCCCATTAAAGTGACATTCTTTAATTTTAATTCTTTTTTAATGTCATTTTGAGTAAAAAGACTTCTGCACTCTCCTCTTGAATGTGCTCTTCCGGCTCCGTGAGAAGCGGAATTCAGAGAATCGGGATTTCCTTTTCCGCGAACGATGAATCCTTTCGCCGTCATGGAACCGGGAATCATTCCCAATTCGTTTTCATTTGCCGGAGTTGCCCCTTTCCGGTGAACGATTACTTCTTTTCCGTTGTGGATTTCTTTCCAAGCAAAATTGTGATGGTTTTCGATCTTTGCTTTTACTCTTCCTCCTACTGCTTTTACCAGTCTTCTGTGAATATCGTCATGACAGGCAGAAGCGTAATCTCCCGCCAGATTCATTGCGGTCCAATATTCTAATCCGAGATGAGTATTAAGATCCAGCCATGCAAATTGTTGTGCTTCTTTTGGTAAAGGGCACTGTTCTGCCGCAACTCTGGAATAATACTGAGCGATTTCTGCTCCCAATCCACGCGATCCGCTGTGCGAAAGAATTCCAAGATATTTTCCTTTCGGAAGCCCGATCTGTTCGTCTTCTTCCGTAATTTCCACTTCTCCGAATTCTACAAAGTGATTTCCACCGCCGGAAGTTCCCATCTGTCTGACGGCTTTTCCTTTTAATCTTCTCAAAACCGGAATTAGATCAAACGTATCTCTGTCGAAAATTTCATG is part of the Chryseobacterium indicum genome and encodes:
- a CDS encoding RtcB family protein; translation: MGNLKLKGKDILKLGYPNNQSVNIALEVMKRNFATKNIHHVKSILKDILVNPENFEKDLTFGQIAEALLSSKKTEKRMLNTHRAAFNIFGNNISDEAKNQLYTALKLPVSIRGALMPDAHSGYGLPIGGVLAVENAVIPYGVGMDIGCRMSLSILDTPISYLEGARDKYEKALAEHTKFGMYETHKSHVDHEIFDRDTFDLIPVLRRLKGKAVRQMGTSGGGNHFVEFGEVEITEEDEQIGLPKGKYLGILSHSGSRGLGAEIAQYYSRVAAEQCPLPKEAQQFAWLDLNTHLGLEYWTAMNLAGDYASACHDDIHRRLVKAVGGRVKAKIENHHNFAWKEIHNGKEVIVHRKGATPANENELGMIPGSMTAKGFIVRGKGNPDSLNSASHGAGRAHSRGECRSLFTQNDIKKELKLKNVTLMGGNAEEAPMAYKDINEVMNAQSELVDILGTFQPRIVRMDR